In Chiroxiphia lanceolata isolate bChiLan1 chromosome 9, bChiLan1.pri, whole genome shotgun sequence, one DNA window encodes the following:
- the EEF1AKNMT gene encoding eEF1A lysine and N-terminal methyltransferase isoform X1, protein MELLPRSPAEFGSARYWDRFFRQRGQRAFEWYGAFPELCPVLHKYVRPRDKVLVVGCGNSELSEQMYDVGMCEDIVNIDISDAVIRQMQERSGSRRPKMSYLLMDMLQMDFPDAHFQVVLDKGTLDALLTDEEEATLAKVDQMFAEISRVLQVGGRYLCVSLAQAHVLKKAVEYFSREGWVVRVHQVAGSGDNQQFVLPVFVYVMTKFRKIPGSAPQILEICPEEQDKPMRVESVERLVAAVKDRQHYALLCSQLSKTPCREQVSLDLCDKENGKPRYTLHVVDSPSVKPSRENRFAIFIIPQGRETEWLFGTEEGRRQLATSAGFGRLVTVALHREQHYEGMAGIQAELSGKVMELAPPGLPARQQVPFLSVGGDIGVRAVRHQDTSPLSGEYVVEDVKGDGTCYFRRLIFLRNRNVVQSEARLLAPTPLQGQKKRRKDKKKPSPAEPPAAIDKSYLCCEHHKAMVAGLCLLGGPDPLPGASLAVLVVGLGGGSLPLFIHDYFSQAHVAVVEIDPSMLEVATRWFGFSQGDRMQVHVSDGLDYVAKLAAEAPAQYDAIMFDVDSKDLTVGMSCPPPAFVEKPFLQKVKTILKPEGIFVLNLVCRDARLKESVLATLRDVFPLLYTRRIEGEVNEILFCQPSPEGRRDPAELGARARALEGALREPGRPWDSSYVLADMLQAVKIL, encoded by the exons atggagctgctgccccgcagccccgcggaGTTCGGCTCCGCACGGTACTGGGACCGCTTCTTCCGGCAGCGCGGGCAGCGCGCCTTCGAGTGGTACGGGGCCTTCCCGGAGCTGTGCCCTGTCCTGCACAAGTATGTGCGGCCCCGCGACAAG GTTCTCGTGGTGGGCTGTGGGAACTCGGAGCTGAGCGAGCAGATGTACGACGTGGGAATGTGCGAGGACATCGTGAACATCGACATCAGCGACGCCGTGATCCGCCAGATGCAGGAGCGGAGCGGGAGCAGGAGGCCAAAGATGAGCTACCTGCTCATGGACATGCTTCAGATGGACTTCCCTGACGCCCACTTCCAGGTGGTCCTGGACAAAGGCACGCTGGATGCCCTCCTTACTGATGAAGAGGAGGCCACTCTGGCCAAGGTGGACCAGATGTTTGCCGAGATCAGCCGGGTCCTGCAGGTGGGAGGGCGCTACCTCTGCGTGTCCTTGGCTCAAGCCCATGTGCTGAAGAAAGCAGTGGAATACTTCTCCCGGGAAGGCTGGGTCGTGCGTGTCCATCAGGTGGCCGGCAGCGGGGACAACCAGCAGTTTGTCCTACCGGTCTTTGTCTATGTCATGACAAAATTCAGGAAGATCCCTGGCTCGGCACCACAGATCCTGGAGATCTGCCCCGAGGAGCAGGACAAGCCGATGCGGGTGGAGAGCGTGGAGCGGCTGGTGGCAGCGGTGAAGGACAGGCAGCATTatgccctgctctgcagccagctgAGCAAAACCCCCTGCAGGGAACAGGTTTCCCTGGATCTGTGTGACAAGGAGAACGGGAAGCCTCGCTACACACTGCATGTGGTTGACAGCCCCTCGGTGAAACCTTCCCGGGAAAATCGCTTTGCCATCTTCATCA TTCCACAGGGCAGAGAAACCGAGTGGCTCTTTGGCACGGAGGAGGGACGGAGGCAGCTGGCCACCAGTGCGGGCTTTGGGCGCCTGGTCACCGTGGCCCTTCACAGGGAGCAGCACTACGAGGGCATGGCTGGCAtccaggcagagctgtcaggGAAGGTGATGGAGCTGGCCCCGCCAGGCCTCCCTGCCCGGCAGCAG GTGCCCTTCCTGTCCGTGGGAGGGGACATTGGGGTGCGGGCGGTGCGGCACCAGGACACCAGCCCCCTGAGCGGGGAGTACGTGGTGGAGGACGTGAAGGGAGACGGCACCTGCTACTTCCGCCGCCTCATCTTCCTCCGCAACAGGAACGTGGTGCAGTCAGAGGCCCGGCTCCTGGCTCCCACACCTCTCCAAG GCCAGAAGAAACGGAGGAAAGACAAGAAgaaacccagccctgctgagccacCTGCAGCCATCGACAAGAGCTACCTGTGCTGTGAGCACCACAAGGCCATGGTcgcagggctctgcctgctgggggGCCCCGACCCCCTCCCAG GAGCctctctggcagtgctggtggtggGGCTTGGCGGTGGCAGCCTGCCCCTCTTCATCCATGACTACTTCTCACAGGCCCATGTGGCCGTGGTGGAGATTGACCCCTCCATGCTGGAGGTGGCGACGCGCTGGTTTGGCTTCTCCCAGGGTGACCGGATGCAAGTGCACGTCTCCGATGGCCTGGACTACGTGGCCAAGCTGGCAGCTGAAG ccccagcccagtATGATGCCATCATGTTCGACGTGGACAGCAAAGACCTCACGGTGGGGATGAgctgcccacccccagccttTGTGGAAAAGCCCTTCCTGCAGAAAGTTAAAACTATCCTCAAGCCAGAAG gaatcTTTGTGCTCAACCTGGTGTGCCGTGATGCCCGGCTGAAGGAGTCTGTCCTGGCCACCCTCAGGGATGTCTTCCCGCTGCTCTACACGCGTCGCATCGAAGGGGAGGTCAACGAGATCCTgttctgccagcccagccccgagGGCCGGCGGGACCCTGCGGAGCTGGGGGCGCGTGCCAGGGCGCTGGAGGGGGCCCTGCGGGAGCCGGGGCGCCCCTGGGACAGCTCGTACGTGCTGGCAGACATGCTGCAGGCTGTCAAGATCCTCTGA
- the EEF1AKNMT gene encoding eEF1A lysine and N-terminal methyltransferase isoform X2, translating to MELLPRSPAEFGSARYWDRFFRQRGQRAFEWYGAFPELCPVLHKYVRPRDKVLVVGCGNSELSEQMYDVGMCEDIVNIDISDAVIRQMQERSGSRRPKMSYLLMDMLQMDFPDAHFQVVLDKGTLDALLTDEEEATLAKVDQMFAEISRVLQVGGRYLCVSLAQAHVLKKAVEYFSREGWVVRVHQVAGSGDNQQFVLPVFVYVMTKFRKIPGSAPQILEICPEEQDKPMRVESVERLVAAVKDRQHYALLCSQLSKTPCREQVSLDLCDKENGKPRYTLHVVDSPSVKPSRENRFAIFIIPQGRETEWLFGTEEGRRQLATSAGFGRLVTVALHREQHYEGMAGIQAELSGKVMELAPPGLPARQQVPFLSVGGDIGVRAVRHQDTSPLSGEYVVEDVKGDGTCYFRRLIFLRNRNVVQSEARLLAPTPLQGQKKRRKDKKKPSPAEPPAAIDKSYLCCEHHKAMVAGLCLLGGPDPLPGDKASSERLCWGQAHVAVVEIDPSMLEVATRWFGFSQGDRMQVHVSDGLDYVAKLAAEAPAQYDAIMFDVDSKDLTVGMSCPPPAFVEKPFLQKVKTILKPEGIFVLNLVCRDARLKESVLATLRDVFPLLYTRRIEGEVNEILFCQPSPEGRRDPAELGARARALEGALREPGRPWDSSYVLADMLQAVKIL from the exons atggagctgctgccccgcagccccgcggaGTTCGGCTCCGCACGGTACTGGGACCGCTTCTTCCGGCAGCGCGGGCAGCGCGCCTTCGAGTGGTACGGGGCCTTCCCGGAGCTGTGCCCTGTCCTGCACAAGTATGTGCGGCCCCGCGACAAG GTTCTCGTGGTGGGCTGTGGGAACTCGGAGCTGAGCGAGCAGATGTACGACGTGGGAATGTGCGAGGACATCGTGAACATCGACATCAGCGACGCCGTGATCCGCCAGATGCAGGAGCGGAGCGGGAGCAGGAGGCCAAAGATGAGCTACCTGCTCATGGACATGCTTCAGATGGACTTCCCTGACGCCCACTTCCAGGTGGTCCTGGACAAAGGCACGCTGGATGCCCTCCTTACTGATGAAGAGGAGGCCACTCTGGCCAAGGTGGACCAGATGTTTGCCGAGATCAGCCGGGTCCTGCAGGTGGGAGGGCGCTACCTCTGCGTGTCCTTGGCTCAAGCCCATGTGCTGAAGAAAGCAGTGGAATACTTCTCCCGGGAAGGCTGGGTCGTGCGTGTCCATCAGGTGGCCGGCAGCGGGGACAACCAGCAGTTTGTCCTACCGGTCTTTGTCTATGTCATGACAAAATTCAGGAAGATCCCTGGCTCGGCACCACAGATCCTGGAGATCTGCCCCGAGGAGCAGGACAAGCCGATGCGGGTGGAGAGCGTGGAGCGGCTGGTGGCAGCGGTGAAGGACAGGCAGCATTatgccctgctctgcagccagctgAGCAAAACCCCCTGCAGGGAACAGGTTTCCCTGGATCTGTGTGACAAGGAGAACGGGAAGCCTCGCTACACACTGCATGTGGTTGACAGCCCCTCGGTGAAACCTTCCCGGGAAAATCGCTTTGCCATCTTCATCA TTCCACAGGGCAGAGAAACCGAGTGGCTCTTTGGCACGGAGGAGGGACGGAGGCAGCTGGCCACCAGTGCGGGCTTTGGGCGCCTGGTCACCGTGGCCCTTCACAGGGAGCAGCACTACGAGGGCATGGCTGGCAtccaggcagagctgtcaggGAAGGTGATGGAGCTGGCCCCGCCAGGCCTCCCTGCCCGGCAGCAG GTGCCCTTCCTGTCCGTGGGAGGGGACATTGGGGTGCGGGCGGTGCGGCACCAGGACACCAGCCCCCTGAGCGGGGAGTACGTGGTGGAGGACGTGAAGGGAGACGGCACCTGCTACTTCCGCCGCCTCATCTTCCTCCGCAACAGGAACGTGGTGCAGTCAGAGGCCCGGCTCCTGGCTCCCACACCTCTCCAAG GCCAGAAGAAACGGAGGAAAGACAAGAAgaaacccagccctgctgagccacCTGCAGCCATCGACAAGAGCTACCTGTGCTGTGAGCACCACAAGGCCATGGTcgcagggctctgcctgctgggggGCCCCGACCCCCTCCCAGGTGACAAGGCCAGCAGtgagaggctgtgctgggggcag GCCCATGTGGCCGTGGTGGAGATTGACCCCTCCATGCTGGAGGTGGCGACGCGCTGGTTTGGCTTCTCCCAGGGTGACCGGATGCAAGTGCACGTCTCCGATGGCCTGGACTACGTGGCCAAGCTGGCAGCTGAAG ccccagcccagtATGATGCCATCATGTTCGACGTGGACAGCAAAGACCTCACGGTGGGGATGAgctgcccacccccagccttTGTGGAAAAGCCCTTCCTGCAGAAAGTTAAAACTATCCTCAAGCCAGAAG gaatcTTTGTGCTCAACCTGGTGTGCCGTGATGCCCGGCTGAAGGAGTCTGTCCTGGCCACCCTCAGGGATGTCTTCCCGCTGCTCTACACGCGTCGCATCGAAGGGGAGGTCAACGAGATCCTgttctgccagcccagccccgagGGCCGGCGGGACCCTGCGGAGCTGGGGGCGCGTGCCAGGGCGCTGGAGGGGGCCCTGCGGGAGCCGGGGCGCCCCTGGGACAGCTCGTACGTGCTGGCAGACATGCTGCAGGCTGTCAAGATCCTCTGA
- the EEF1AKNMT gene encoding eEF1A lysine and N-terminal methyltransferase isoform X3, producing MELLPRSPAEFGSARYWDRFFRQRGQRAFEWYGAFPELCPVLHKYVRPRDKVLVVGCGNSELSEQMYDVGMCEDIVNIDISDAVIRQMQERSGSRRPKMSYLLMDMLQMDFPDAHFQVVLDKGTLDALLTDEEEATLAKVDQMFAEISRVLQVGGRYLCVSLAQAHVLKKAVEYFSREGWVVRVHQVAGSGDNQQFVLPVFVYVMTKFRKIPGSAPQILEICPEEQDKPMRVESVERLVAAVKDRQHYALLCSQLSKTPCREQVSLDLCDKENGKPRYTLHVVDSPSVKPSRENRFAIFIIPQGRETEWLFGTEEGRRQLATSAGFGRLVTVALHREQHYEGMAGIQAELSGKVMELAPPGLPARQQVPFLSVGGDIGVRAVRHQDTSPLSGEYVVEDVKGDGTCYFRRLIFLRNRNVVQSEARLLAPTPLQGQKKRRKDKKKPSPAEPPAAIDKSYLCCEHHKAMVAGLCLLGGPDPLPGDKASSERLCWGQEPLWQCWWWGLAVAACPSSSMTTSHRPMWPWWRLTPPCWRWRRAGLASPRVTGCKCTSPMAWTTWPSWQLKPQPSMMPSCSTWTAKTSRWG from the exons atggagctgctgccccgcagccccgcggaGTTCGGCTCCGCACGGTACTGGGACCGCTTCTTCCGGCAGCGCGGGCAGCGCGCCTTCGAGTGGTACGGGGCCTTCCCGGAGCTGTGCCCTGTCCTGCACAAGTATGTGCGGCCCCGCGACAAG GTTCTCGTGGTGGGCTGTGGGAACTCGGAGCTGAGCGAGCAGATGTACGACGTGGGAATGTGCGAGGACATCGTGAACATCGACATCAGCGACGCCGTGATCCGCCAGATGCAGGAGCGGAGCGGGAGCAGGAGGCCAAAGATGAGCTACCTGCTCATGGACATGCTTCAGATGGACTTCCCTGACGCCCACTTCCAGGTGGTCCTGGACAAAGGCACGCTGGATGCCCTCCTTACTGATGAAGAGGAGGCCACTCTGGCCAAGGTGGACCAGATGTTTGCCGAGATCAGCCGGGTCCTGCAGGTGGGAGGGCGCTACCTCTGCGTGTCCTTGGCTCAAGCCCATGTGCTGAAGAAAGCAGTGGAATACTTCTCCCGGGAAGGCTGGGTCGTGCGTGTCCATCAGGTGGCCGGCAGCGGGGACAACCAGCAGTTTGTCCTACCGGTCTTTGTCTATGTCATGACAAAATTCAGGAAGATCCCTGGCTCGGCACCACAGATCCTGGAGATCTGCCCCGAGGAGCAGGACAAGCCGATGCGGGTGGAGAGCGTGGAGCGGCTGGTGGCAGCGGTGAAGGACAGGCAGCATTatgccctgctctgcagccagctgAGCAAAACCCCCTGCAGGGAACAGGTTTCCCTGGATCTGTGTGACAAGGAGAACGGGAAGCCTCGCTACACACTGCATGTGGTTGACAGCCCCTCGGTGAAACCTTCCCGGGAAAATCGCTTTGCCATCTTCATCA TTCCACAGGGCAGAGAAACCGAGTGGCTCTTTGGCACGGAGGAGGGACGGAGGCAGCTGGCCACCAGTGCGGGCTTTGGGCGCCTGGTCACCGTGGCCCTTCACAGGGAGCAGCACTACGAGGGCATGGCTGGCAtccaggcagagctgtcaggGAAGGTGATGGAGCTGGCCCCGCCAGGCCTCCCTGCCCGGCAGCAG GTGCCCTTCCTGTCCGTGGGAGGGGACATTGGGGTGCGGGCGGTGCGGCACCAGGACACCAGCCCCCTGAGCGGGGAGTACGTGGTGGAGGACGTGAAGGGAGACGGCACCTGCTACTTCCGCCGCCTCATCTTCCTCCGCAACAGGAACGTGGTGCAGTCAGAGGCCCGGCTCCTGGCTCCCACACCTCTCCAAG GCCAGAAGAAACGGAGGAAAGACAAGAAgaaacccagccctgctgagccacCTGCAGCCATCGACAAGAGCTACCTGTGCTGTGAGCACCACAAGGCCATGGTcgcagggctctgcctgctgggggGCCCCGACCCCCTCCCAGGTGACAAGGCCAGCAGtgagaggctgtgctgggggcag GAGCctctctggcagtgctggtggtggGGCTTGGCGGTGGCAGCCTGCCCCTCTTCATCCATGACTACTTCTCACAGGCCCATGTGGCCGTGGTGGAGATTGACCCCTCCATGCTGGAGGTGGCGACGCGCTGGTTTGGCTTCTCCCAGGGTGACCGGATGCAAGTGCACGTCTCCGATGGCCTGGACTACGTGGCCAAGCTGGCAGCTGAAG ccccagcccagtATGATGCCATCATGTTCGACGTGGACAGCAAAGACCTCACGGTGGGGATGA
- the ITPA gene encoding inosine triphosphate pyrophosphatase — translation MAAPARRSVVFVTGNAKKLEEVTQILGDSSPYTLVAKKIDLPEYQGEPDEISVQKCREAARQVQGPVIVEDTCLCFNALGGLPGPYIKWFLEKLKPEGLYKLLAGFEDKSAYALCTFAFSSGNPEEPVRLFKGQTHGLIVEPRGPRDFGWDPCFQPDGYNQTYAELPKAVKNSISHRYRALSELSAFFLQSNSTERHSGPS, via the exons ATGGCGGCGCCCGCCCGGCGGAGCGTCGTGTTCGTGACCGGCAACGCCAAGAAGCTGGAGGAG GTCACGCAGATCCTCGGGGACTCCTCTCCCTACACGCTGGTGGCGAAGAAGATTGACC TGCCCGAGTACCAGGGGGAGCCAGACGAGATCTCCGTGCAGAAGTGCCGTGAAGCCGCCCGGCAG GTTCAGGGACCTGTTATAGTAGAGGACACCTGCTTGTGCTTCAATGCCCTGGGGGGCCTTCCAGGACCCTACAT aAAATGGTTCCTGGAGAAACTCAAGCCAGAAG GCCTGTACAAGCTGCTGGCTGGGTTTGAAGACAAGTCTGCCTACGCCCTCTGTACCTTCGCCTTCAGCAGTGGGAACCCCGAGGAGCCCGTGAGGCTGTTCAAGGGCCAGACCCAC GGGCTGATCGTGGAGCCCAGAGGCCCTCGGGATTTTGGCTGGGATCCCTGCTTTCAGCCAGATGGCTACAACCAGAC CTACGCTGAGCTGCCCAAGGCAGTGAAGAACTCCATCTCACACCGATACAGAGCACTGAGCGAGCTCTCTGCCTTCTTTCTTCAGAGCAACTCGACAGAGCGCCACTCCGGTCCCAGCTAG